Proteins co-encoded in one Geothermobacter hydrogeniphilus genomic window:
- a CDS encoding glycosyltransferase family 2 protein translates to MSNAAKVSFIIVNLNGISLIKECLKSIYCQTYDNYEVIVVDNASDDGSVSWICEHYPDVEIVQLNANHGFAGGNNRGLPFCSGDYIALVNNDVVLEKEWLENVLIPVESDSSVGLVSSRIFVKGTDRIDSIGDRISTAFTGMKLAEGLSGWSFNEPLPVHGVCAAAALYRKSMIDEIGFFDDNLFLNYEDTDLNFRAWLNGWKCRYVPEAIAYHNVNSTIGELSPLSVYYFSRNSLLVLVKNIPLRLILRRLPQRVVYELAAFIYYAIFNRKILAYVCGKYQAFKMLPIMFEKQRAFRDRIKISDNEILSDQYPISRIIIGRILNKSFI, encoded by the coding sequence ATGTCTAATGCAGCTAAAGTCAGTTTTATTATTGTGAACTTGAATGGAATATCACTGATCAAAGAATGCCTTAAATCTATTTATTGTCAGACATATGATAATTATGAAGTGATAGTTGTTGATAATGCTTCTGATGACGGATCAGTTTCTTGGATTTGCGAGCATTATCCTGATGTCGAAATTGTACAATTGAATGCTAATCACGGTTTTGCTGGAGGAAACAATCGTGGATTACCATTTTGCTCAGGAGATTATATTGCTTTAGTTAATAACGATGTTGTTCTTGAAAAAGAATGGCTTGAGAATGTATTGATTCCAGTTGAATCCGATTCTTCAGTTGGGTTAGTCAGCTCGAGAATTTTTGTAAAAGGAACTGATCGTATCGACAGTATTGGCGATAGAATTTCTACGGCTTTTACTGGAATGAAATTAGCAGAAGGGCTCTCTGGATGGTCTTTTAACGAACCTTTGCCTGTTCATGGGGTTTGTGCTGCTGCGGCGCTTTACAGGAAGTCTATGATTGATGAAATTGGATTTTTTGATGATAATCTTTTTTTGAACTATGAAGATACGGATCTTAATTTTCGTGCATGGCTAAATGGATGGAAGTGCCGCTATGTACCAGAGGCGATTGCGTATCACAATGTCAATTCAACGATTGGTGAATTGAGCCCTCTTTCTGTTTATTACTTTTCAAGAAACAGTTTGTTGGTTTTAGTGAAAAACATTCCGTTGCGCCTAATCCTACGGAGATTACCACAGAGGGTTGTTTATGAATTGGCAGCATTTATATATTACGCAATTTTTAACAGAAAAATACTTGCGTATGTTTGTGGTAAATATCAAGCCTTTAAAATGTTACCAATTATGTTTGAAAAACAAAGGGCTTTCCGTGACAGAATTAAGATCTCTGATAATGAAATATTATCTGATCAGTATCCTATCTCCAGAATTATCATTGGACGAATTTTGAACAAATCTTTTATTTGA
- the pilQ gene encoding type IV pilus secretin family protein, with protein sequence MIRNSLSTSRSGGQFMRLASFLSVVAGLVLLGASLAAAQTPNKLLAIQTTDVDGAPTITLKTENPVGYRYTVYDSFDPVRVVIDFPGMDVSQVQESIKLSEPNLQEVRVSSFDLESGKLGRVEILLGKTASYEVSLSGNDFNVTFKAPVGKVASIGQKLVKKQDVNAERKTKKETAAETVKAAAEPVAARPGPAAEPQAQDSGVAVQTKASKKPTVSSRGVSFAGPEGQQARFVAPEMKRFQYFQLAGPARLVVDVYGVKPQFKQRSFAAADGFKRIRVGVYADKTRFVFDAEGPALPGFEVARDGDAVVVDWSGRAVSSSATKVAPVVQSAVKPSAQGVPVVIEALDFDTRDGRSIFSVKMSGAGQLIPAVQKGDVVQFGVANATINRSLRRVVDASSFPSAVKLITPYLVQNKKGQDVRFAVELKGPVSYSLKRQGTRILFQTDDGAFAEAAPPSPEAVAVPVAAVKSTPSKELTETVKAAKAVKKADVEKSAEKGAVTPVAARHSNTIVAEPPAQYTGEKISLVFDNADIRQILQLIGEVANLNIIASDEVKGNITLRLLDVPWDQALDLIMDIKDLGMLKTGNVARILPRSRIRSMEEAKLSARRTKEKLQDLVTEVIMVSHASLDNVAGPVSELLTERGKLTPDARNKQIIVTDVPSAIASIKQLVSILDTPERQVLIESRIVEANSNFSRDLGVKWGYSYDNRAGSSAGDSFANLDNASLGLGGSFLLNPTGITGSNSSGLGTSFTFGRLGIDSSVLDLKISALETSGHGKVISQPRIATLNGEAATISQGTKIPYQSVSDQGTETKFENAELKLEVTPVINPDDSVILEISASNSSVGATVPTGVGDAIAIDEKKAETKVLVRDGETTVIGGIFVEDERFSESGVPVLMSMPIVGNLFKSTTKTNERRELLIFVTPRILR encoded by the coding sequence ATGATTCGAAATTCGCTGAGCACTTCAAGGTCAGGGGGTCAGTTCATGCGTTTAGCATCTTTTTTGTCTGTCGTTGCAGGTTTGGTGTTGCTGGGAGCCTCGCTGGCTGCGGCCCAGACACCAAATAAGTTATTGGCGATTCAAACGACCGATGTCGATGGTGCCCCGACGATAACTCTGAAAACAGAGAATCCTGTCGGCTACCGTTATACCGTTTACGATTCCTTTGACCCGGTCAGGGTTGTCATTGATTTTCCCGGCATGGATGTGAGCCAGGTTCAGGAGTCAATAAAGCTTTCCGAGCCGAATCTCCAGGAAGTGCGCGTTTCTTCTTTTGATCTTGAAAGCGGCAAGCTTGGTCGAGTCGAAATTCTTCTTGGAAAAACCGCGAGTTATGAGGTGTCCCTGAGCGGGAATGACTTTAATGTCACTTTCAAGGCCCCCGTCGGGAAAGTTGCCTCCATTGGTCAGAAACTTGTTAAAAAACAGGATGTCAACGCTGAGCGGAAAACAAAAAAAGAAACTGCCGCAGAGACGGTAAAAGCCGCTGCTGAACCTGTCGCAGCCCGGCCCGGTCCGGCGGCCGAGCCGCAGGCGCAAGATTCCGGCGTTGCAGTACAAACGAAAGCTTCGAAGAAACCGACTGTTTCCTCCCGTGGTGTCTCTTTTGCCGGACCGGAGGGACAACAGGCCCGATTTGTTGCGCCTGAAATGAAGCGCTTTCAATATTTTCAACTGGCCGGTCCTGCCAGGCTGGTGGTTGATGTTTACGGTGTGAAACCTCAGTTCAAACAGAGATCCTTTGCCGCCGCTGACGGTTTCAAGCGAATTCGGGTCGGGGTTTATGCTGACAAGACAAGGTTCGTGTTCGATGCCGAAGGTCCCGCTCTGCCAGGCTTCGAGGTGGCCCGGGATGGTGACGCCGTTGTGGTCGATTGGAGCGGACGGGCGGTTTCCTCTTCTGCCACCAAGGTGGCACCAGTTGTGCAGTCGGCAGTTAAACCCTCGGCTCAGGGGGTTCCGGTTGTGATTGAGGCGCTTGATTTTGACACCCGGGATGGCCGTTCGATTTTCAGTGTGAAGATGTCGGGTGCCGGTCAGTTGATTCCAGCTGTCCAGAAAGGCGATGTGGTTCAGTTCGGCGTTGCCAACGCCACCATCAACCGCAGCCTGCGCAGGGTTGTGGATGCCTCTTCGTTTCCGTCCGCGGTTAAATTGATCACTCCCTACCTGGTGCAGAATAAAAAGGGGCAGGATGTACGGTTTGCCGTTGAATTGAAGGGCCCGGTGTCCTACTCCCTCAAACGGCAGGGGACCAGAATCCTGTTCCAGACCGATGACGGCGCATTTGCCGAGGCTGCTCCGCCGTCTCCCGAGGCTGTTGCCGTGCCCGTTGCCGCGGTTAAGTCAACCCCTTCCAAGGAGTTGACCGAGACGGTCAAGGCGGCCAAGGCTGTCAAGAAGGCTGATGTTGAGAAGTCCGCTGAAAAGGGTGCTGTGACGCCGGTTGCGGCACGTCATTCCAATACAATTGTCGCTGAACCGCCGGCTCAATATACCGGCGAGAAAATTTCCCTGGTTTTTGATAATGCGGATATCCGCCAGATTTTGCAGTTGATCGGTGAGGTCGCCAATCTCAATATCATTGCCAGTGATGAAGTTAAGGGGAATATTACTCTGCGACTGCTGGATGTCCCCTGGGATCAGGCCCTTGATCTGATCATGGATATCAAGGATCTCGGGATGCTGAAAACAGGTAATGTCGCTCGTATTCTTCCCCGGTCCCGTATCCGCTCAATGGAAGAGGCAAAATTGAGCGCCCGGCGTACCAAGGAAAAGTTGCAGGACCTGGTGACCGAAGTCATCATGGTCAGCCATGCCAGCCTTGACAACGTCGCGGGCCCTGTTTCCGAACTGTTGACCGAGCGTGGCAAGCTTACTCCCGACGCGCGCAACAAGCAGATTATCGTCACGGATGTCCCTTCGGCCATCGCGTCCATCAAGCAACTGGTTTCCATTCTCGACACTCCGGAAAGACAGGTTCTGATTGAGTCGCGGATTGTTGAGGCGAATTCCAACTTTTCACGGGATCTTGGTGTTAAATGGGGTTATTCATACGATAATCGCGCGGGATCCTCCGCGGGAGACAGCTTTGCCAACCTTGACAACGCCAGTTTGGGGCTTGGCGGCAGTTTTCTTCTCAATCCCACCGGAATTACCGGGTCGAACAGTTCCGGTCTCGGCACCTCATTCACGTTCGGTCGTTTGGGAATAGACAGTTCGGTTCTGGATCTCAAAATCTCCGCATTGGAAACCTCAGGTCACGGCAAGGTGATCTCGCAGCCGCGGATTGCCACGCTTAACGGAGAGGCGGCCACAATCTCCCAGGGGACCAAGATTCCCTACCAGTCTGTCAGTGACCAGGGTACGGAGACCAAGTTTGAAAATGCTGAGCTGAAATTGGAGGTTACACCGGTCATCAACCCTGACGACAGCGTTATCCTGGAAATCTCGGCATCGAACAGCTCGGTCGGCGCCACTGTCCCGACCGGTGTCGGTGACGCGATTGCCATTGATGAGAAAAAAGCGGAAACCAAGGTTTTGGTTCGTGACGGAGAAACCACTGTTATCGGCGGAATTTTCGTTGAGGATGAACGTTTCAGTGAATCCGGTGTGCCGGTTCTGATGAGTATGCCGATTGTCGGTAACCTGTTCAAATCAACAACCAAGACGAACGAAAGGCGGGAGTTGCTGATTTTTGTGACCCCCAGGATTCTCAGATAG
- the pilM gene encoding type IV pilus biogenesis protein PilM, whose protein sequence is MLLGKKKDIVGVDIGSSSIKMVQLREAKGGYQLVNLGLLPLPPEAIVDNSIMDSGVIVDSIRSLVESHKIKTKNVAASVSGHSVIIRKIQLPIMTEDEMEASIQWEAEQYIPFDISEVNLDFQILGPDAKDPSQMNVILVAAKKEFVNDYVAVFQECNLIPQIMDVDSFAMESAFEVNYDTEEEDIIALINMGASAMNVNILKEGLSVFTRDIQSGGNTYNEEIQKRLGLSSDEAEHVKLGGELPDVDMDSVREVVQDAQSNLIQEIQRSMDFFSATSADEKVKKIFITGGVSKAVGLRESLEEKLGIPVELMNPFARIAVSEQAFDAEYIEAVAPLFSVAVGLGMRRVGDK, encoded by the coding sequence ATGCTGCTAGGGAAGAAAAAAGACATCGTCGGAGTCGATATAGGCTCCAGTTCGATCAAGATGGTGCAGTTGCGCGAGGCCAAGGGGGGATATCAGCTGGTCAATCTCGGCCTGCTTCCCCTGCCGCCGGAAGCGATCGTGGATAACTCAATTATGGACTCGGGGGTTATTGTCGACTCGATTCGCAGTCTGGTGGAAAGCCACAAGATCAAGACAAAAAATGTCGCTGCTTCTGTCTCCGGGCATTCGGTCATTATTCGGAAGATCCAGTTGCCGATCATGACTGAAGATGAAATGGAAGCTTCCATCCAGTGGGAAGCCGAGCAGTACATCCCTTTTGATATTTCCGAGGTCAATCTCGATTTTCAGATTCTTGGTCCCGATGCCAAGGATCCGTCACAGATGAACGTGATCCTGGTGGCGGCAAAAAAAGAGTTTGTGAATGACTATGTTGCGGTTTTTCAGGAATGCAACCTGATCCCGCAGATTATGGATGTTGACAGCTTCGCCATGGAGAGTGCTTTCGAGGTCAATTACGACACCGAGGAGGAAGATATTATCGCATTGATCAACATGGGCGCGAGCGCCATGAACGTCAATATCCTCAAGGAAGGTCTTTCGGTTTTTACTCGGGATATTCAAAGCGGCGGCAATACCTACAATGAAGAAATTCAGAAAAGACTTGGCCTGAGCAGTGATGAGGCTGAGCATGTCAAGCTTGGGGGTGAGCTCCCCGATGTTGATATGGATAGTGTCCGGGAAGTGGTTCAGGATGCCCAGTCCAACCTGATTCAGGAAATTCAACGCTCAATGGATTTTTTCTCTGCCACCTCGGCGGATGAAAAAGTGAAAAAGATATTTATTACGGGCGGGGTGTCCAAGGCCGTTGGATTGAGGGAAAGCCTGGAGGAGAAGCTCGGGATTCCGGTGGAACTCATGAACCCGTTTGCCAGGATAGCCGTTTCGGAGCAGGCCTTCGATGCTGAATATATCGAGGCGGTTGCCCCCTTGTTTTCAGTTGCTGTGGGGCTTGGCATGAGGAGGGTGGGGGACAAATGA
- a CDS encoding shikimate kinase gives MVPGHSEWKRNLLLVGFMGAGKTTLGGILSKRCRLDFVDTDQLITEQFGLSVADIFSRYGENAFRVAETELLRNLAARCRHSVIATGGGMVLKDENWRVMRQIGPVVFLRADEQELVERLSSATGRPLADDSDREAILERYRQRLPCYLRADLVVETKNQAPLEVVDAILGGLERVNPKWLF, from the coding sequence ATGGTGCCAGGTCATTCTGAGTGGAAGAGGAACCTGCTTCTGGTTGGTTTCATGGGGGCGGGAAAAACGACCCTCGGCGGGATATTGTCGAAGCGTTGCAGGCTTGATTTCGTCGATACGGATCAGTTGATAACTGAGCAGTTCGGTTTGTCCGTTGCGGATATTTTTTCCCGGTATGGGGAAAACGCATTCCGCGTGGCTGAAACGGAACTCCTTCGCAACCTGGCGGCCCGGTGTCGTCATTCGGTTATTGCTACTGGTGGCGGCATGGTCCTCAAGGATGAGAACTGGCGGGTCATGAGGCAGATCGGTCCTGTGGTTTTTCTGCGAGCCGATGAGCAGGAACTTGTTGAACGCCTGTCATCGGCGACCGGTCGCCCGTTGGCGGATGACAGCGACCGGGAAGCCATCCTGGAACGGTACCGGCAACGTTTGCCTTGCTATCTCAGGGCGGATCTGGTTGTTGAAACAAAAAATCAAGCACCGCTGGAAGTCGTCGATGCGATTCTTGGCGGTCTGGAGCGCGTAAACCCGAAATGGTTGTTCTGA
- a CDS encoding PilN domain-containing protein, protein MSVSIKIDDQKAAIGQKQARIAQLHKAIGEVGKFKKLQKELRGKLEVLESLKKNRNGPVRLLDELNRALPPKLWLTHFGQAGKNIDIKGIGMDEATVAEFMRSLEQSPYYKNIQLRVTERVGRKGLKLQKFALSALSATPKN, encoded by the coding sequence ATGTCCGTATCGATAAAGATTGATGATCAGAAAGCCGCGATCGGGCAGAAACAGGCCCGGATTGCCCAGTTGCACAAGGCCATCGGCGAGGTTGGAAAATTCAAGAAATTGCAGAAGGAACTGAGGGGCAAGCTGGAAGTTCTCGAGTCGTTGAAGAAGAATCGAAACGGGCCGGTCCGTCTGCTGGATGAGTTGAACAGGGCTCTACCGCCGAAACTCTGGTTGACCCATTTCGGTCAGGCCGGAAAGAACATTGACATCAAGGGGATTGGTATGGATGAGGCCACGGTCGCGGAATTCATGCGATCTCTCGAACAGTCTCCGTACTACAAAAATATTCAGCTGAGAGTTACGGAGCGGGTGGGCCGGAAGGGGTTGAAACTGCAGAAATTTGCCCTTTCAGCGCTCAGTGCAACGCCGAAGAACTGA
- a CDS encoding type 4a pilus biogenesis protein PilO, translated as MNPRLEKILKLPAYQRVLLVLVLMLTIVGLATWFVFLPQQDELTSLRQQNQRLQVKLQQDQRIANNLPKFKAEYQKMKVRLDEALTELPNKQEIPSLLTSIAAVAKENGLEVVRFQPQGEVNKGFYAVVPVNLTLSGTYHQVAAFSYAVSLMPRIVNLDNIKLDVAKAKNGRARLKITCKARTFRFVEKKARKKGKKK; from the coding sequence ATGAATCCACGTTTGGAAAAAATCCTTAAGTTACCAGCCTACCAACGCGTTCTGCTGGTTCTGGTTCTGATGCTGACGATTGTCGGTCTTGCGACCTGGTTTGTTTTTCTGCCGCAACAGGATGAACTGACCTCTCTCCGTCAACAGAATCAGCGGTTGCAGGTGAAATTGCAACAGGATCAGAGGATTGCCAATAACCTGCCGAAATTCAAGGCTGAATATCAGAAAATGAAAGTGCGGCTGGATGAAGCCCTGACCGAGCTGCCGAACAAACAGGAGATCCCTTCTCTGCTGACCAGCATCGCCGCGGTCGCCAAGGAGAACGGCCTGGAAGTTGTTCGCTTCCAGCCCCAGGGAGAAGTCAACAAGGGGTTTTACGCGGTCGTTCCGGTCAATCTCACTCTAAGTGGCACCTACCATCAGGTTGCCGCCTTTTCTTACGCTGTTTCCCTCATGCCGCGTATCGTCAATCTGGACAACATCAAACTCGATGTGGCCAAGGCAAAAAATGGCCGGGCCAGGTTGAAAATTACGTGTAAAGCGAGGACGTTTCGATTCGTGGAAAAGAAAGCTCGGAAAAAGGGGAAAAAGAAATGA
- a CDS encoding prepilin peptidase → MPPIYYFLLGSAFVFGACIGSFLNVCIYRLPEGLSVVSPRSRCPQCGHQIRWYENIPILSYLLLRGRCSRCGVSFSPRYLLVEALTGGLFLSVLYHFGFTWGTPVYMLFASGLVAITFIDLDHQIIPDVISLPGIVIGFACSFLLPWVDWVDSLLGILLGGGLLFAIAFGYEFLTKKEGMGGGDIKLLAMIGAFLGWQAVFPIIFIASLAGTLIGVPLMLFSRSDGKYVLPFGPFLSFSALVWLFFGPDLLTFYFSLFGLN, encoded by the coding sequence ATGCCGCCGATTTATTATTTCCTGCTTGGCAGCGCCTTTGTTTTCGGAGCTTGTATCGGCTCTTTTCTCAATGTCTGCATCTATCGTCTCCCCGAGGGGCTGTCGGTTGTCAGCCCCCGGTCACGCTGCCCGCAATGTGGTCACCAGATCCGCTGGTACGAGAATATCCCGATACTCAGTTATCTTCTGCTGCGGGGACGCTGTTCGCGGTGCGGCGTTTCGTTTTCGCCGCGTTACCTGCTGGTTGAAGCTCTGACCGGAGGATTGTTCCTGTCGGTTCTCTATCACTTCGGCTTTACCTGGGGAACGCCGGTCTACATGCTTTTTGCTTCCGGGCTGGTCGCCATCACCTTTATCGATCTCGATCATCAGATCATCCCCGACGTTATCAGCCTGCCCGGCATCGTCATCGGTTTTGCCTGTTCTTTTCTGCTGCCCTGGGTCGATTGGGTCGATTCCCTGCTCGGTATTCTGTTGGGTGGCGGGCTGCTCTTTGCCATTGCTTTCGGCTATGAATTTCTGACCAAAAAAGAAGGCATGGGGGGCGGCGACATCAAGCTGCTGGCGATGATCGGCGCCTTTCTCGGCTGGCAGGCGGTTTTTCCGATTATCTTTATCGCGTCTCTGGCGGGTACGCTGATCGGCGTCCCGCTGATGTTGTTCAGCCGTTCGGATGGCAAGTATGTCCTTCCCTTCGGGCCCTTTCTGTCATTTTCCGCCCTTGTCTGGTTGTTTTTCGGCCCGGATCTCCTGACGTTCTACTTCAGCCTGTTCGGGCTGAACTGA
- a CDS encoding helix-turn-helix transcriptional regulator gives MANNRVKEIRESLLMSKAELARKAGVSPLTVDRIEKGAPCRVATRRKIILALGVDLANKEDVFPE, from the coding sequence ATGGCCAACAATCGAGTGAAGGAAATTCGAGAATCCCTGCTCATGAGTAAGGCGGAACTGGCCCGCAAGGCCGGTGTCTCTCCCTTGACCGTTGATCGCATTGAGAAGGGAGCGCCCTGCCGTGTGGCAACCAGGCGCAAGATAATTCTCGCTCTTGGAGTCGACCTGGCGAACAAGGAAGATGTGTTTCCTGAGTGA
- a CDS encoding pilus assembly protein PilP gives MKPVKRIAKKVQNKKPQPKKPDYVYSSAGLRDPFVPLFEEKKPITAKKTPLTPLQKFDLAQFRILGIIVGKGEPSAMVAAPGGKSYILKKGLKIGKNNGTVTAITPDGITVMEKYYDFTGAVRTNKKMIKLPPHRGVN, from the coding sequence GTGAAGCCGGTCAAGAGAATCGCCAAGAAAGTACAGAACAAAAAACCGCAACCCAAAAAGCCGGATTACGTCTACTCTTCCGCCGGCTTGCGTGACCCTTTCGTTCCTCTGTTCGAAGAGAAGAAGCCGATAACCGCTAAGAAGACACCATTGACCCCCCTGCAGAAATTTGACCTTGCCCAGTTTCGCATCTTGGGAATCATTGTTGGAAAAGGGGAGCCGAGCGCCATGGTCGCGGCTCCCGGGGGCAAATCCTACATCCTCAAAAAGGGTTTGAAAATAGGCAAGAACAATGGAACAGTGACGGCAATCACGCCTGATGGAATTACCGTCATGGAGAAATACTATGACTTTACCGGCGCTGTTCGTACGAATAAAAAAATGATCAAGCTGCCGCCGCACAGAGGGGTCAACTGA
- a CDS encoding glycosyltransferase family 2 protein, which translates to MNSFCNKRVKVAAVVVLYRPDGDVLRCILSYANQVGRVFLVDNSENPETDKFQDFCNDEQNIEYCALGDNYGIARALNVGAEKAIAAGYDLLLTMDQDSMAAPNMVKYQLRAGDSLGWEKISIISPMHRIGFDHEKSMGDVYDVESAWTSGCLLNLHVYQKIGCFEEELFIDFVDHEYCLRSRVHGFRVVKVNAAELYHAIGDGARRVKVFGLPLIVSNHSPLRRYYITRNRLYVTKKFRKEFTGFYWMDKVYFISELITVLFFEKQKMDKIIMIFRGVLDYFNGVMGKCHYV; encoded by the coding sequence ATGAATAGCTTTTGCAATAAGAGGGTGAAGGTCGCTGCGGTTGTTGTATTGTATCGTCCAGATGGTGATGTTTTAAGGTGTATCCTGTCGTATGCAAATCAGGTTGGCCGAGTTTTTCTTGTTGATAATTCAGAAAATCCTGAAACTGATAAGTTTCAGGATTTTTGCAATGATGAGCAGAATATCGAATATTGTGCCCTTGGCGATAATTACGGTATAGCCAGGGCGCTGAATGTCGGTGCAGAAAAAGCCATTGCGGCGGGATATGATTTGCTTTTGACGATGGATCAGGACAGTATGGCCGCTCCGAACATGGTGAAGTATCAATTGCGGGCTGGTGATTCTTTAGGATGGGAGAAGATCTCTATCATATCGCCGATGCATCGAATCGGATTTGATCATGAAAAATCTATGGGGGATGTCTATGATGTTGAGAGTGCATGGACCTCTGGATGTCTTTTGAACCTGCATGTTTATCAGAAAATAGGGTGTTTTGAAGAAGAACTTTTTATAGATTTTGTTGACCACGAATATTGTTTGAGATCAAGGGTCCATGGATTTAGGGTGGTCAAGGTAAATGCTGCTGAGTTGTACCATGCGATCGGTGATGGGGCAAGGAGGGTTAAAGTCTTTGGATTGCCATTGATCGTTTCAAATCATTCTCCATTAAGAAGATATTATATTACGAGAAATCGGTTGTATGTGACGAAAAAGTTTCGAAAAGAATTTACAGGTTTCTACTGGATGGATAAGGTATATTTTATTTCTGAGCTAATTACCGTTCTTTTTTTCGAAAAACAGAAGATGGATAAAATAATTATGATTTTTAGGGGTGTTTTAGACTATTTCAATGGGGTGATGGGGAAATGCCATTATGTCTAA
- a CDS encoding glycosyltransferase family 9 protein — protein MLLSPRLPCPPLSNADLSAEARILLIRPGGIGDAALLIPAVLALKKQFSSCRIDVLAERRNARVFDLCPAVERVDCYDRGTTLLQVLRRRYDVVIDTEQWHRLSAVVARLIRSEMKIGFGTNERRRMFSHAVDYRHDRYEIDSFLDLLAPLGVAPTPPEEPFLTVPEEAGDEAVRLLQRLEDRPFVALFPGASIAERRWGREKFRELAAALARQGRAVVVVGGPEDREAGDFIVEGLAEGLNLAGRTSLAGSAAILQRAQLLVAGDSGVLHIAVGLGVPTVSLFGPGIAEKWAPWGPRHRVINKQFDCSPCTRFGTTPPCPIDGCCIADISVAEVLLAMQALRAEDDRKE, from the coding sequence ATGTTGTTATCCCCCAGGTTGCCATGTCCGCCGCTGTCGAATGCTGACCTTTCTGCCGAGGCTAGAATTTTACTTATCCGTCCCGGCGGCATCGGCGACGCGGCATTGTTGATTCCAGCTGTCCTGGCACTGAAAAAACAATTTTCCTCCTGCCGGATCGACGTTCTCGCCGAGCGGCGCAATGCCCGGGTATTTGACCTTTGTCCGGCAGTCGAGCGGGTCGACTGCTATGATCGGGGCACGACTCTGCTGCAGGTATTGCGACGCCGTTACGATGTTGTTATCGACACCGAGCAGTGGCACCGGCTTTCCGCCGTGGTCGCCCGATTGATCCGTTCAGAGATGAAGATCGGTTTTGGAACCAACGAGCGCCGACGGATGTTCAGCCATGCCGTTGATTACCGTCATGACCGGTACGAGATAGACAGCTTCCTCGATCTGCTGGCGCCTCTGGGCGTTGCGCCGACCCCGCCTGAAGAGCCATTTCTGACGGTGCCCGAGGAGGCAGGGGATGAAGCTGTACGGCTTCTACAGCGGCTGGAGGATCGTCCCTTTGTGGCGCTTTTTCCCGGGGCCAGCATTGCCGAGCGCCGCTGGGGGAGAGAGAAATTCAGGGAACTGGCGGCGGCGCTTGCCCGGCAGGGAAGGGCGGTGGTCGTGGTCGGTGGCCCCGAGGATCGTGAAGCCGGCGATTTCATTGTCGAAGGTCTGGCGGAAGGACTGAACCTGGCGGGGCGAACCTCGTTGGCGGGCAGCGCGGCAATTCTGCAACGGGCGCAGCTGCTGGTTGCGGGCGATTCCGGTGTGCTGCATATCGCGGTCGGGCTGGGCGTACCCACGGTTTCTCTGTTTGGCCCCGGCATTGCTGAAAAATGGGCTCCATGGGGGCCGCGGCATCGGGTGATCAATAAGCAGTTCGACTGCTCTCCCTGTACCCGGTTTGGGACCACTCCGCCATGTCCGATCGACGGCTGCTGTATTGCCGATATCTCCGTAGCCGAGGTTCTTCTTGCCATGCAGGCCCTGCGGGCTGAAGACGACCGAAAGGAATAA